Proteins encoded together in one Carya illinoinensis cultivar Pawnee chromosome 3, C.illinoinensisPawnee_v1, whole genome shotgun sequence window:
- the LOC122305079 gene encoding protein argonaute PNH1-like: protein MQMKDPLENSVILENTQTLRKPLQNSMNQKTPTQMVHKNEDFLEHKKKTMTSRKGRRRGRLPKVERLQESELDLDVGYLASCKNLMLHRRPGYGQLGTKCLVKANHFLAEIPGSDICQYTVNIKPEITSSKLNRVIMTQLVKLYRETDLGMRLPVYDGGRNLYTAGLLPFASKDFTIVLNDDYQGTGNGREQQFKVTISFVALASMHQLRELLAGKSVDTPQEALTIIDIVLRQLPGQRYISVGRFLYSPDIKKPQPLGGGLESWRGFYQSIRPTQMGLSLNIDMSSAAFIEPLPVIDFVAQILDKDVFSRPFSDADRVKVKKALRGVKVEVTHRGNVRRKYRISGLSSQPTRELIFPVDEQRNMKSVVEYFQEMYGYVIRYPHLPCLQVGNQKKVKYLPMEACKIVSGQRYTKGLNEKQITSLLKVSCQRPQEQEMDILQTVHQNDYDQDPYAKEFGIIIDSKLASVEARVLPAPWLKYSDSGKETEYLPQVGQWNMMNKKVVNGSTIRYWACINFSRTVQEGTARGFCQQLVRMCKISGMEFNMDPVIPIYSTRPDQVKKALKYVYCAATSNLEGKELELLIAILPDNNGSLYGELKRICETELGLISQCCLTKYVFKSSRQYLANLSLKINVKMGGRNTVLLDALRWRIPLVSDIPTIIFGADVTHPENGEDSYPSIAAVVASQDWPEVTKYAGLVCAQPHREELIQDLFKTWKDPQHGTVTGGMIRELLLSFKNATGQKPLRIIFYRDGISEGQFYQVLLYELDAIRKACASLEPTYQPPVTFIVVQKRHHTRLVATNHNDRSSTDKSGNILPGTVVDSKICHPTEFDFYLCSHAGIQGTSRPAHYHVLWDENNFTADEIQSLTNNLCYTYARCTRSVSVVPPAYYAHLAAYRARFYMEPEVHDHSKTCSPQTTNGSFVRPLPALKDKVKNVMFYC from the exons ATGCAAATGAAAGACCCTCTGGAGAACAGTGTGATATTGGAGAACACTCAGACATTAAGGAAACCACTACAGAACTCTATGAATCAGAAAACACCAACCCAGATGGTGCACAAAAATGAAGATTTCTTGGAACATAAAAAGAAGACCATGACGAGTAGGAAGGGAAGGAGAAGAGGAAGATTACCGAAAGTCGAGAGATTGCAAGAATCAGAGCTTGATTTAGATGTGGGGTACCTTGCTTCATGCAAAAACCTTATGTTACACCGCAGGCCTGGATATGGCCAGCTGGGAACAAAGTGTTTAGTTAAAGCCAATCACTTCCTTGCAGAGATACCAGGGTCAGATATCTGTCAATATACT GTTAATATAAAGCCTGAGATTACTTCTTCGAAATTGAACAGAGTCATCATGACACAGTTGGTGAAACTTTATAGAGAGACTGACTTGGGGATGAGGCTCCCTGTTTATGATGGAGGAAGAAATCTTTACACGGCCGGATTGCTACCTTTTGCCTCGAAAGACTTCACCATAGTACTGAATGATGATTACCAGGGGACAGGCAATGGAAG GGAACAACAATTTAAGGTGACAATCAGTTTTGTAGCACTAGCCAGTATGCACCAATTGCGTGAGCTTCTTGCAGGGAAATCAGTTGATACCCCTCAAGAGGCGCTTACCATTATTGATATTGTCTTGCGGCAACTGCCAGGCCAAAG GTATATATCAGTTGGAAGGTTTCTATATTCTCCTGATATTAAGAAACCGCAGCCGCTTGGTGGTGGCTTAGAATCATGGAGAGGTTTCTACCAGAGTATTAGACCTACACAGATGGGACTATCCCTGAATATTG ACATGTCATCTGCTGCATTCATTGAGCCACTCCCAGTCATTGATTTTGTTGCTCAGATTTTGGATAAAGATGTGTTTTCGAGGCCATTTTCAGATGCAGATCGTGTAAAG GTCAAGAAAGCCCTTAGAGGGGTCAAAGTTGAAGTTACACACAGAGGAAATGTTCGAAGGAAATATCGAATTTCAGGGTTGTCATCACAGCCTACACGGGAGCTaat TTTCCCAGTAGATGAGCAAAGGAACATGAAATCTGTTGTTGAGTACTTTCAAGAGATGTATGGATATGTCATTCGGTATCCCCACCTACCTTGTCTTCAAGTGGGAAACCAGAAGAAGGTGAAGTACTTGCCAATGGAG GCATGCAAGATTGTTAGCGGGCAGAGATACACGAAAGGGCTGAATGAGAAACAGATTACTTCTCTGCTAAAAGTTTCATGCCAAAGACCCCAGGAACAAGAAATGGACATTTTACAG ACAGTTCACCAAAATGACTATGATCAGGATCCCTATGCAAAGGAGTTTGGCATCATTATAGACAGCAAGCTTGCATCTGTTGAGGCTCGGGTTCTTCCAGCTCCATGG CTCAAGTATAGTGATAGTGGAAAGGAAACAGAATACTTGCCTCAAGTTGGTCAATGGAATATGATGAACAAG AAAGTCGTAAATGGAAGCACCATCAGATATTGGGCTTGTATCAACTTCTCACGAACTGTCCAAGAGGGCACTGCTCGTGGTTTTTGTCAACAGTTGGTTCGAATGTGCAAAATCTCTGGCATG GAATTTAACATGGACCCTGTGATTCCTATATATTCAACCAGACCAGATCAGGTAAAGAAGGCCTTGAAATACGTTTATTGTGCTGCTACAAGCAATCTTGAAGGAAAAGAGTTGGAGTTGCTTATCGCCATTCTTCCGGACAACAATGGTTCTTTGTATG GTGAACTGAAACGAATCTGCGAAACAGAGCTAGGGTTGATTTCACAGTGCTGCCTTACAAAATATGTCTTCAAGAGTAGCAGACAGTATCTGGCAAATCTCTCTCTTAAAATCAATGTCAAG ATGGGAGGAAGAAATACAGTGCTTCTAGATGCTTTACGTTGGAGGATTCCTTTAGTTAGCGATATTCCAACAATCATTTTTGGAGCTGATGTTACTCATCCAGAAAATGGAGAAGATTCTTATCCATCTATAGCTGCG GTTGTGGCCTCCCAAGATTGGCCAGAAGTTACAAAGTATGCCGGTTTGGTATGTGCACAGCCTCATCGAGAAGAACTTATCCAAGACTTATTCAAAACCTGGAAAGATCCTCAACATGGTACGGTTACTGGAGGCATGATCAG AGAGCTTCTACTTTCTTTTAAGAATGCTACTGGACAGAAACCATTGAGGATCATATTTTACAG GGATGGTATCAGCGAGGGACAGTTCTACCAAGTCTTACTATATGAACTTGATGCCATTCGTAAG GCTTGTGCATCATTAGAACCTACTTACCAACCTCCGGTAACATTTATTGTCGTTCAAAAGCGGCACCACACTAGACTCGTTGCAACTAATCACAACGACAGAAGTAGCACCGACAAGAGTGGAAATATCTTACCCG GCACTGTGGTGGATTCAAAAATCTGTCATCCAACTGAGTTCGACTTTTATTTATGTAGTCATGCTGGAATCCAG GGAACTAGTCGACCTGCTCATTATCATGTTCTCTGGGATGAGAACAATTTTACTGCAGATGAAATCCAATCTCTAACCAACAACCTGTGCTATAC GTATGCTCGATGCACTCGATCTGTTTCTGTAG TGCCTCCTGCATATTATGCACATCTGGCGGCCTACAGAGCTCGATTCTACATGGAACCTGAGGTGCATGATCATTCTAAAACATGTTCCCCACAGACAACAAATGGGTCATTTGTCCGTCCCCTGCCAGCTTTGAAAGACAAGGTGAAGAATGTGATGTTTTACTGCTAG
- the LOC122305080 gene encoding DELLA protein SLR1-like, with the protein MSLYSSCTSAASSAGSSVSSTTKTSEIDCLLAGAGYRVRSSDLRHVAQRLERLDAAMVNSPAEVSQLASDVVHYNPSDIASWVDSLLSEFNQTASLPSDLPELPELVVGPVLNQTVLAEDAWTDHDAPQHQQLNNQFPVMTAMEEDSGIRLVHVLLTCAESVQRGDLAFAGSLIEDMQSLLARVNTSCGIGKVAGYFIDALSLRIFTPQGVGFGGGVGLDAAYENEVLYHHFYEACPYLKFAHFTANQAILEAFDGHDCVHVVDFNLMHGLQWPALIQALALRPGGPPALRLTGIGPPSPDGRDSLREVGLRLSELARSVNVLFSFRGVAASRLEDVKPWMLQVRPKEAVAVNSIMQLHRLLGSEPSRNSPMEMVLGWIRNLNPKIMTVIEQEANHNQPGFLDRFTEALYYYSTMFDSLEACTLQPEKALAEIYIQREICNVVCCEGSARVERHEPLAKWRVRLGQAGFRPLHLGSNAFKQASMLLTLFSAEGYCVEEKEGCLTLGWHSRPLIAASAWEALALPDANSPATAPGIFVNPHSNPPVNSL; encoded by the coding sequence ATGTCTCTGTATAGCTCCTGTACTTCCGCTGCTAGCAGCGCCGGTAGCTCCGTGTCCTCCACCACCAAAACATCCGAGATCGACTGCCTCCTTGCCGGTGCCGGCTACAGGGTCCGCTCTTCCGACCTTCGCCACGTCGCCCAGCGCCTCGAACGCCTCGACGCGGCCATGGTCAACTCTCCTGCCGAGGTTTCCCAGCTCGCTTCCGACGTGGTTCACTACAACCCCTCCGATATCGCCTCCTGGGTCGATTCCCTCCTTTCCGAGTTCAACCAGACGGCGTCTCTGCCGTCCGATCTTCCGGAGCTTCCCGAGCTCGTGGTGGGCCCAGTTCTCAATCAGACGGTGTTAGCCGAAGATGCTTGGACGGATCACGACGCGCCTCAGCATCAGCAGCTGAATAATCAGTTCCCTGTCATGACCGCGATGGAAGAAGATTCCGGGATAAGGCTAGTCCACGTGTTGCTGACGTGTGCAGAATCCGTGCAACGTGGCGACCTCGCATTTGCCGGTTCGCTAATCGAAGATATGCAGAGCTTGCTCGCACGAGTAAATACCAGCTGCGGCATAGGGAAAGTAGCCGGCTACTTCATCGATGCCCTGAGCCTCCGGATATTCACGCCGCAGGGTGTCGGGTTTGGTGGCGGCGTTGGCCTGGACGCGGCTTACGAGAACGAGGTTTTGTACCATCACTTTTACGAAGCATGTCCATACCTCAAATTCGCACACTTCACGGCGAATCAAGCCATACTAGAAGCTTTCGACGGTCACGATTGCGTGCACGTCGTTGACTTCAACCTGATGCACGGCCTGCAGTGGCCGGCTCTGATACAAGCTCTGGCCCTCCGACCCGGTGGGCCCCCTGCACTCCGATTGACCGGCATTGGCCCACCTTCGCCTGACGGGCGTGACTCGCTCCGCGAAGTCGGGTTGCGGCTCTCCGAGTTGGCCAGGTCCGTCAACGTCCTGTTCTCTTTCCGCGGCGTGGCGGCTTCGCGGCTCGAGGACGTGAAGCCGTGGATGCTCCAAGTCAGGCCGAAAGAAGCCGTGGCCGTAAACTCAATCATGCAGCTCCATCGTCTTCTCGGATCGGAGCCGTCACGGAATTCACCGATGGAAATGGTTCTGGGGTGGATCCGGAACCTGAACCCGAAGATCATGACAGTGATCGAGCAAGAAGCGAATCACAATCAGCCCGGGTTCTTGGACCGGTTCACAGAAGCACTATACTACTACTCGACCATGTTCGATTCACTCGAAGCCTGCACGCTACAGCCGGAGAAAGCACTGGCGGAGATATACATACAGAGGGAGATATGCAACGTGGTGTGCTGCGAGGGCTCGGCTCGGGTGGAGAGGCACGAACCGTTGGCCAAGTGGCGGGTTAGGCTAGGACAAGCGGGTTTCAGGCCATTACATCTGGGATCCAATGCGTTTAAGCAGGCGAGCATGCTGCTGACACTGTTCTCGGCAGAGGGGTATTGCGTGGAGGAAAAAGAAGGGTGCTTGACGCTCGGGTGGCATAGCCGGCCCCTCATCGCGGCTTCGGCATGGGAAGCCCTCGCACTTCCAGATGCAAACTCACCTGCTACTGCACCTGGGATTTTCGTAAATCCTCACAGTAATCCTCCTGTAAACTCGCTGTAA